A window of Methanobacteriales archaeon HGW-Methanobacteriales-1 contains these coding sequences:
- a CDS encoding B12-binding domain-containing radical SAM protein — translation MDAMLINPYDENALKNALGFIAPPMNLMYLASSLEKESYSVKIVDDDLLQMGYENVSEMAEKLNPQVVGVTATTSTIKSALKYVEMIKKILPESLTVIGGPHATFMPLETLNSSEDLDVVVMGEGEETLVDILDESFQEVPQMDNVPGIFFRDQKTGNIKSTPERPLIKDLDSLPFPARYLVPFESYAASKEQTGGIITSRGCVYSCNYCSSSLIMGKKFRSRSPDNVVDEIEELIDKYHIVDFGFMDDTFMLNKKRAHDIADEIKTRGLDVSFVASSRVDRVDSGLLQNLKSSGMKTIYYGVESGSQRILDLMKKGISLKNAENAVKTAKNADLEVLTSFIIGYPGETKEDINKTIDFSIKLEPDYSQYSILTPFPGTPIYNELKEKNLIDNEDWEEYTVLKPLLKYDQMGLTKKMVERKLATAYLKFYTRPKYLLNHRYMFKVMLQTVMRSFIIPKLKGSTGNGWYQNLE, via the coding sequence ATTGATGCAATGTTAATAAATCCTTATGATGAGAATGCATTGAAAAATGCACTGGGTTTTATAGCTCCGCCTATGAATCTCATGTATCTGGCCTCGTCATTGGAGAAGGAATCTTATAGCGTGAAAATAGTAGATGATGATCTACTTCAGATGGGTTATGAAAATGTTTCTGAAATGGCAGAAAAGCTTAATCCACAAGTAGTAGGGGTTACAGCCACTACCTCCACCATAAAAAGTGCATTGAAATATGTGGAAATGATAAAAAAAATTCTACCTGAATCTTTAACGGTGATTGGTGGCCCTCATGCTACTTTTATGCCCCTGGAAACATTAAATAGTTCTGAAGATCTGGATGTAGTAGTTATGGGTGAGGGTGAAGAGACCCTGGTGGATATCCTGGATGAATCATTCCAGGAAGTTCCACAAATGGATAATGTTCCGGGAATTTTTTTCAGAGACCAAAAAACTGGAAATATAAAATCTACTCCTGAGAGACCTTTAATAAAAGATCTTGATTCCTTACCTTTCCCGGCTAGATATCTGGTTCCATTTGAATCATATGCTGCTTCCAAAGAGCAAACTGGTGGAATAATAACCAGTAGAGGTTGTGTATATTCCTGCAACTACTGTTCATCATCACTTATTATGGGTAAAAAGTTTAGATCGCGCAGTCCAGATAATGTAGTGGATGAAATTGAAGAATTAATAGATAAATACCACATAGTGGATTTTGGATTCATGGACGACACCTTCATGTTGAATAAAAAACGGGCCCATGATATTGCAGATGAAATTAAAACCAGAGGCCTGGATGTGAGTTTTGTAGCATCATCACGGGTTGACCGGGTAGATTCAGGTCTTCTTCAGAATCTAAAAAGTTCAGGCATGAAAACCATATATTATGGGGTTGAATCCGGATCACAGCGTATTTTGGACCTGATGAAAAAAGGTATAAGTCTTAAAAATGCTGAAAATGCGGTTAAGACTGCGAAAAATGCAGATTTAGAAGTATTGACTTCTTTTATCATAGGATATCCTGGAGAAACTAAAGAGGATATTAATAAAACAATTGATTTTTCTATAAAACTTGAACCTGACTATAGTCAATACTCCATATTAACGCCATTTCCTGGAACACCGATTTACAATGAACTTAAGGAAAAAAATTTAATTGATAATGAAGATTGGGAAGAATACACCGTCCTTAAGCCGCTTTTGAAATACGATCAAATGGGTTTGACCAAGAAAATGGTGGAGAGAAAACTAGCTACGGCCTACTTAAAATTTTATACCCGGCCTAAATATCTTCTTAACCATAGATATATGTTCAAAGTTATGTTGCAAACAGTTATGAGAAGTTTTATAATCCCTAAACTCAAGGGGAGTACGGGTAATGGTTGGTACCAAAACCTGGAATAA
- a CDS encoding heat-shock protein Hsp20, whose translation MKSSASDKKDDVSDKIDDIKSSASDKKDDVTDKIDDIKEDTKDKTEDVQEEVEKKKNQTENLLNDIMNTIKSKQVEVGKTLSDYTSSPKPSLDVIETMDNIILKIDIPGVKKDAIDIGIAGDRIDILVKFEEEMEGEDVNFIQKERSYGETKRTIKLPSEIKVKEASANFIDSVLTIKLPKIQQEVHKININ comes from the coding sequence ATAAAATCTAGTGCATCTGATAAGAAGGATGATGTGAGCGATAAAATAGATGATATAAAATCTAGTGCATCTGATAAGAAGGATGATGTGACCGATAAAATAGATGATATAAAAGAGGATACTAAGGATAAAACGGAAGATGTACAAGAAGAAGTTGAAAAAAAGAAAAATCAGACTGAAAACTTGTTAAATGACATAATGAATACTATTAAATCCAAACAAGTTGAAGTTGGAAAAACTCTATCCGATTACACATCATCCCCCAAACCATCATTAGACGTTATTGAAACTATGGATAATATAATTTTAAAAATTGACATTCCTGGTGTTAAAAAGGATGCTATTGATATTGGAATTGCTGGTGATAGAATAGATATTCTGGTAAAGTTCGAAGAGGAAATGGAAGGGGAAGACGTTAATTTCATTCAAAAAGAGAGAAGTTACGGCGAAACAAAAAGAACCATTAAACTTCCTTCAGAAATAAAAGTTAAAGAAGCATCAGCTAACTTTATAGACTCGGTTTTAACCATTAAACTACCAAAAATACAACAAGAAGTACATAAAATTAATATAAATTAA
- a CDS encoding photosystem reaction center subunit H — protein sequence MKIVDELAGKSVIDESGDQVGIVKDIEWDFATNTVKSIILQEAGISAKIGLGDNKIVPYESIEAIGDTVLIKGRVFKKE from the coding sequence ATGAAAATTGTTGATGAATTGGCTGGTAAATCTGTAATTGACGAATCCGGAGATCAAGTAGGAATTGTAAAAGATATAGAATGGGATTTTGCAACAAACACGGTGAAATCTATTATTTTACAAGAAGCAGGAATATCTGCGAAAATTGGCCTAGGCGATAATAAAATAGTACCCTATGAAAGTATTGAAGCTATTGGAGATACAGTTTTAATAAAAGGAAGAGTTTTCAAGAAAGAATAA
- a CDS encoding LEA domain-containing protein, with translation MGEKTDELKGKAKLKEGEIKGKAKEVEGEIKGKAKEAEGKIKGKLHK, from the coding sequence ATGGGAGAAAAAACAGACGAATTAAAAGGAAAAGCTAAACTAAAAGAAGGTGAAATTAAAGGAAAGGCTAAAGAAGTTGAGGGTGAGATTAAAGGGAAAGCTAAAGAAGCTGAAGGAAAAATAAAAGGTAAACTTCATAAATAA
- a CDS encoding restriction endonuclease, whose amino-acid sequence MKTIQDCLLEKNATVEALGQGKQSILIRNYENTLKEFLLYPTIEYLDDEKYLDSFQDKHHSFIKKNSKPDIEGPEFEVKYYAKVEEEIKKPAASIETINKHHMWTDEYVNDYMNADTTIVWLLRVYKLKEPVVIKRTNGMVYADVDEAISVEDIEPVLSDAEFNKLKKSLK is encoded by the coding sequence ATGAAAACTATACAAGACTGTCTATTAGAAAAAAACGCAACTGTAGAGGCCTTAGGACAGGGCAAACAATCTATTTTAATTAGGAACTATGAAAATACTTTGAAAGAATTTTTACTTTATCCTACTATTGAATATCTGGATGATGAAAAATACCTGGACAGCTTCCAAGATAAACATCATTCTTTTATCAAGAAAAATTCCAAGCCTGATATAGAAGGCCCTGAATTTGAAGTCAAATACTATGCCAAAGTGGAAGAAGAAATTAAAAAACCAGCCGCTAGTATTGAAACTATAAATAAGCACCATATGTGGACTGATGAGTATGTAAATGATTACATGAACGCTGATACTACCATTGTTTGGCTTTTAAGAGTTTACAAACTAAAAGAACCAGTGGTTATCAAAAGGACCAATGGTATGGTTTATGCTGATGTGGATGAAGCAATTTCCGTGGAAGATATTGAACCAGTATTATCTGATGCAGAATTTAATAAATTAAAAAAGAGTTTAAAATAG